In a genomic window of Streptococcus mitis NCTC 12261:
- the gtfA gene encoding sucrose phosphorylase has protein sequence MPIQNKTMLITYSDSLGNNLKDLYENLEEYFGDAIGGVHLLPFFPSTGDRGFAPVDYDEVDSAFGDWEDVKRLGEKYYLMFDFMINHISRQSKYYKDYQEKHEASEFKDLFLNWDKFWPENRPTQSDVDLIYKRKDRAPKQEIVFEDGSVEHLWNTFGEEQIDLDVTKEVTMEFIRKTIQHLASNGCDLIRLDAFAYAVKKLDTNDFFVEPDIWDLLDKVRDIAAEYGTELLPEIHEHYSIQFKIADHDYYVYDFALPMVTLYTLYSSRTERLAKWLKMSPMKQFTTLDTHDGIGVVDVKDILTDEEIDYASNELYKVGANVKRKYSSAEYNNLDIYQINSTYYSALGDDDVKYFLARLIQAFAPGIPQVYYVGLLAGKNDLKLLEETKVGRNINRHYYSNEEIAEEVQRPVVKALLNLFSFRNRSVAFDLEGTIDVETPTAHSIVIKRQNKDKSVTAVAEIDLQNQTYRVIENGIEVTF, from the coding sequence ATGCCAATTCAGAATAAAACCATGTTGATTACCTATTCAGATAGTCTGGGAAATAATCTTAAAGACTTATATGAGAATTTGGAAGAGTATTTTGGAGATGCTATTGGGGGAGTTCACCTTCTACCATTTTTCCCATCAACAGGTGATCGTGGATTTGCGCCAGTTGACTACGACGAAGTGGATTCAGCTTTTGGTGATTGGGAGGATGTTAAGCGTTTAGGTGAGAAATATTATCTTATGTTTGACTTTATGATTAATCATATTTCTCGTCAATCTAAGTATTATAAGGACTATCAAGAAAAACATGAAGCCAGTGAATTTAAAGATCTCTTTTTAAACTGGGATAAGTTTTGGCCAGAAAACCGTCCGACACAGTCTGATGTAGATTTAATTTACAAGCGTAAGGATCGTGCACCAAAGCAAGAGATTGTTTTTGAAGATGGGTCAGTCGAACATTTGTGGAATACCTTTGGTGAGGAGCAGATTGATCTTGATGTGACCAAAGAAGTAACTATGGAATTTATCCGTAAGACCATTCAGCACTTGGCAAGTAATGGGTGTGATTTGATTCGTCTAGACGCCTTTGCTTATGCAGTGAAGAAATTGGATACTAATGATTTCTTTGTAGAACCAGATATTTGGGATTTATTGGACAAAGTTCGAGATATCGCTGCTGAGTATGGGACAGAGCTCTTACCTGAGATTCATGAACATTATTCGATTCAGTTTAAAATAGCAGACCATGATTACTATGTTTATGATTTTGCTCTTCCAATGGTGACACTTTATACTCTTTACAGTTCCAGAACAGAGCGTTTGGCTAAGTGGTTAAAGATGAGCCCAATGAAGCAATTTACGACGCTAGACACCCATGATGGGATTGGAGTGGTGGATGTCAAGGATATCTTGACAGATGAGGAGATTGACTATGCTTCAAATGAACTCTATAAGGTTGGAGCTAATGTCAAACGTAAGTACTCCAGTGCCGAGTATAATAATTTAGATATCTACCAAATCAATTCAACCTATTATTCTGCGCTTGGAGATGATGATGTCAAGTATTTCCTTGCACGATTAATTCAAGCATTTGCTCCAGGTATTCCTCAAGTTTACTATGTAGGTCTATTAGCAGGCAAGAATGATTTGAAATTATTAGAAGAAACTAAAGTAGGTCGAAATATTAATCGTCATTACTATAGCAATGAGGAAATAGCAGAAGAAGTCCAACGTCCTGTAGTGAAGGCCCTTCTCAATCTATTTTCTTTCCGTAATCGATCAGTAGCATTTGATTTAGAAGGAACTATTGACGTTGAAACACCAACAGCCCACAGCATTGTAATCAAACGTCAAAATAAAGATAAGTCCGTAACAGCAGTAGCAGAAATTGATTTGCAAAATCAGACTTATCGAGTAATTGAGAACGGAATTGAAGTAACATTTTGA
- a CDS encoding ABC transporter ATP-binding protein gives MIEYKNVVLRYTEKDVLRDVNLRIKNGEFMVLVGPSGSGKTTMIKMINRLLEPTDGNIYMDGKRIKDYDERELRLSTGYVLQAIALFPNLTVAENIALIPEMKGWTKEEIAQKTEELLAKVGLPVAEYGHRLPNELSGGEQQRVGIVRAMIGQPKILLMDEPFSALDAISRKQLQVLTKELHKEFGMTTIFVTHDTDEALKLADRIAVLQDGEIRQVANPETILKAPATDFVADLFGGSVHD, from the coding sequence ATGATTGAATACAAAAATGTAGTCTTGCGCTACACAGAAAAAGATGTTTTGAGAGATGTTAATTTACGGATTAAGAATGGGGAGTTTATGGTTTTAGTTGGACCTTCTGGGTCAGGTAAGACGACCATGATCAAGATGATTAACCGTCTTTTGGAACCGACTGATGGAAATATTTATATGGATGGTAAACGCATCAAAGACTATGATGAGCGTGAACTTCGTCTTTCTACTGGTTATGTTTTACAGGCTATTGCTCTGTTTCCCAATTTAACAGTTGCGGAAAATATTGCCCTGATTCCTGAGATGAAGGGCTGGACTAAGGAAGAAATTGCTCAGAAAACAGAAGAGCTTTTGGCTAAGGTTGGTTTACCAGTGGCTGAGTATGGACATCGACTTCCTAATGAATTATCTGGTGGAGAACAGCAGCGTGTTGGAATTGTACGGGCTATGATTGGTCAGCCTAAGATTCTCCTCATGGATGAACCTTTTTCGGCTCTTGATGCTATTTCTCGCAAACAGTTGCAGGTTCTGACTAAAGAATTGCATAAAGAGTTTGGGATGACAACGATTTTTGTGACCCATGATACGGATGAAGCTTTGAAATTGGCGGACCGTATTGCTGTCTTGCAGGATGGAGAGATTCGTCAGGTGGCGAATCCCGAGACGATTTTAAAAGCTCCTGCAACAGATTTTGTAGCAGACTTGTTTGGAGGTAGTGTTCATGACTAA
- a CDS encoding cation diffusion facilitator family transporter, translating to MKAKYTVWVAFFLNLSYAIVEFIAGGIFGSSAVLADSIHDLGDAIAIGISAFLETISNREEDRQYTLGYKRFSLLGALVTAVILITGSILVILENITKLLNPQPVNDEGVLWLGIIAVSINVLASLVVRKGKTKNESILSLHFLEDTLGWLAVILMAIILRFTDWYILDPLLSLVISIFILTKAIPRFWSALKIFLDAVPEGLETGDLEKDLEALTNVKSVNQLSIWSMDGLENNAIIHICLEDWEEMTETKNQVRQLLEERGVQNITIEVDTSQSNHAQHKRKVTALGQSHGHQH from the coding sequence ATGAAGGCAAAATATACTGTTTGGGTAGCTTTTTTCTTAAATTTAAGCTATGCTATTGTTGAGTTTATCGCAGGAGGAATCTTCGGTTCAAGTGCTGTTCTTGCTGATTCTATCCATGACTTGGGAGATGCTATAGCAATCGGCATATCGGCCTTTTTAGAAACAATCTCAAATAGAGAAGAAGATAGGCAATACACCTTGGGTTACAAGCGATTTAGTCTTTTAGGGGCCCTAGTGACTGCTGTGATTCTTATCACAGGATCCATTCTAGTGATCTTGGAAAATATAACTAAACTTTTGAATCCACAGCCCGTTAATGACGAAGGCGTCCTCTGGCTAGGAATCATTGCAGTCAGTATCAATGTGCTAGCTAGTCTAGTAGTTCGTAAGGGAAAGACAAAGAACGAGTCAATTCTGAGCCTGCACTTTTTGGAAGATACTCTAGGTTGGTTGGCTGTCATTCTAATGGCGATTATCCTCCGATTTACAGATTGGTATATCCTTGATCCGCTCTTATCGCTTGTCATTTCCATCTTCATTCTAACAAAAGCTATTCCTCGATTTTGGAGCGCACTCAAGATTTTCCTGGATGCTGTGCCAGAAGGACTAGAGACAGGTGATTTGGAGAAGGATTTGGAGGCTCTGACCAATGTCAAAAGTGTCAATCAACTTAGCATTTGGTCCATGGATGGTCTAGAAAATAATGCTATTATCCATATCTGTTTAGAGGATTGGGAGGAGATGACGGAAACAAAGAATCAAGTACGTCAGCTCTTAGAAGAAAGAGGTGTGCAGAATATTACTATCGAAGTGGACACCAGTCAAAGCAATCATGCGCAACATAAGCGAAAGGTAACAGCCTTAGGGCAATCCCATGGGCATCAACACTAG
- a CDS encoding ABC transporter permease/substrate-binding protein, protein MTNLIATFQDRFSDWLTALSQHLQLSLLTLLLAIFIAIPLAVYLRYHEKLADWVLQIAGIFQTIPSLALLGLFIPLMGIGTLPALTALVIYAIFPILQNTITGLKGIDPSLQEAGIAFGMTRWERLKKFEIPLAMPVMMSGIRTAAVLIIGTATLAALIGAGGLGSFILLGIDRNNASLILIGALSSAVLAIAFNFLLKVMEKAKLRTIFSGFALVTILLGLSYSPALLAQKEKENLIIAGKLGPEPEILANMYKLLIEENTSMTATVKPNFGKTSFLYEALKKGDIDIYPEFTGTVTESLLQPSPKVSHEPEQVYQVARDGIAKQDHLAYLKPMSYQNTYAVAVPKKIAQEYGLKTISDLKKVEGQLKAGFTLEFNDREDGNKGLQSMYGLNLNVATMEPALRYQAIQSGDIQITDAYSTDAELARYDLQVLEDDKQLFPPYQGAPLMKEALLKKHPELETVLNKLAGKITESQMSQLNYQVGVEGKSAEQVAKEFLQEQGLLKK, encoded by the coding sequence ATGACTAATTTAATTGCAACTTTTCAGGATCGTTTTAGTGATTGGTTGACAGCTCTATCTCAACATTTGCAGTTGTCACTTTTGACCTTGTTGCTGGCCATCTTTATAGCGATTCCCTTGGCTGTTTATCTTCGCTATCATGAGAAGTTGGCGGATTGGGTTTTGCAGATTGCAGGGATTTTCCAGACCATCCCGTCTCTGGCCTTGTTAGGACTCTTTATCCCCTTGATGGGAATTGGGACCTTGCCTGCTTTGACAGCTCTAGTGATTTATGCGATTTTTCCGATTTTGCAAAATACCATCACTGGGCTAAAGGGAATTGATCCGAGTCTGCAAGAGGCTGGAATTGCCTTTGGGATGACTAGGTGGGAGCGACTCAAGAAGTTTGAAATTCCACTTGCCATGCCTGTTATGATGTCTGGGATTAGGACGGCAGCTGTCTTAATTATCGGTACGGCAACCTTGGCGGCCTTGATTGGTGCAGGGGGGCTGGGTTCCTTTATCCTTTTGGGAATTGACCGTAATAATGCCAGTCTGATTTTGATCGGGGCACTTTCTTCTGCAGTGCTTGCTATTGCCTTTAACTTCCTACTAAAAGTGATGGAAAAAGCAAAATTGCGGACGATTTTTTCTGGTTTTGCCTTGGTGACCATATTACTCGGTTTGTCTTATAGTCCAGCCCTCTTAGCTCAAAAAGAGAAAGAGAACTTGATCATTGCTGGGAAATTGGGTCCAGAACCAGAAATTTTGGCCAATATGTATAAGTTGCTAATTGAAGAAAATACCAGTATGACTGCGACTGTTAAACCGAATTTTGGGAAAACAAGCTTCCTCTATGAAGCTCTGAAAAAAGGTGATATTGATATTTATCCTGAATTTACCGGTACGGTGACTGAAAGTTTACTTCAGCCATCACCTAAAGTGAGTCATGAGCCAGAGCAGGTTTATCAGGTGGCGCGTGATGGTATTGCCAAACAGGATCATCTAGCCTATCTCAAACCAATGTCTTATCAAAATACCTATGCTGTAGCTGTTCCGAAAAAAATTGCTCAAGAATATGGCTTGAAGACCATTTCGGACTTGAAAAAAGTGGAAGGGCAGCTGAAGGCAGGCTTTACACTTGAGTTTAACGACCGTGAAGATGGAAATAAGGGCTTGCAGTCAATGTATGGTCTCAATCTCAATGTAGCGACTATGGAGCCAGCTCTTCGTTATCAGGCAATTCAGTCAGGTGACATTCAAATCACGGATGCCTATTCGACTGATGCAGAATTGGCACGTTATGATTTACAGGTCTTAGAAGATGACAAACAACTCTTCCCACCTTATCAAGGAGCTCCACTGATGAAAGAAGCTCTTCTCAAGAAACATCCAGAGTTGGAAACAGTTCTCAATAAACTGGCTGGTAAAATTACTGAAAGCCAGATGAGCCAGCTCAACTACCAAGTCGGTGTTGAAGGCAAGTCAGCAGAGCAAGTAGCCAAGGAGTTTCTACAAGAACAAGGTTTGTTGAAGAAATAG
- a CDS encoding TetR/AcrR family transcriptional regulator, producing MTTIDRRISKTKKAIYQAFLQLLNDKGYEATTVQDIIDLADVGRSTFYCHYESKELLLDALCRHLFHHLFEREQPISTEDYLAHLFLHFQKNQDHITSLLFSKNDYFLRQLRRELEHHVYPMLTDEFKEAHPSLPASYLQHLVVSNFIETLTWWLKKGQDFTDQEVVQFYLDLLIPKN from the coding sequence ATGACTACCATTGACCGCCGTATCAGCAAAACAAAAAAAGCCATCTATCAAGCTTTTCTACAACTTTTAAACGATAAGGGTTACGAAGCCACTACAGTTCAGGATATCATTGATCTCGCAGATGTGGGACGATCCACCTTTTACTGTCACTATGAGAGTAAGGAACTACTTCTGGACGCGCTTTGCCGCCACCTCTTCCATCATCTCTTTGAAAGAGAGCAACCCATTTCAACTGAGGACTACCTCGCCCACCTCTTTCTCCATTTTCAGAAAAACCAAGACCATATCACCAGTTTACTATTCTCCAAGAATGACTACTTCCTCCGTCAACTCCGGAGAGAGCTGGAGCACCACGTCTATCCCATGCTAACTGATGAGTTTAAAGAAGCACACCCAAGTCTGCCTGCTTCTTACCTCCAACACTTAGTCGTGTCCAACTTTATCGAGACATTGACCTGGTGGCTCAAAAAAGGACAAGACTTTACAGACCAAGAAGTTGTGCAGTTTTATCTAGACCTTCTCATTCCTAAAAATTGA
- a CDS encoding O-antigen ligase family protein — MKSIGFIEKLKGLSSKELILLGIILSIFLPFYLFVVVFCLYIISLIFTGDMKSILQKMGEHPMLLLFLGYSTVISVFAQNWMGVVASVGIFLFTVFFLHYQSILSHKFFRLILQLVLFGSVLSAAFASLEHFQIVKKFNYAFLSPNMQVWHQNRAEVTFFNPNYYGIICCFCIMIAFYLFTTTKLNWLKVFCVIAGFVNLFGLNFTQNRTAFPAIIAGAIIYLFTTIKNWKAFWLSIGVFAIGLSFLFSSDLGVRMGTLDSSMEERISIWDAGMALFKQNPFWGEGPLTYMHSYPRINAPYHEHAHSLYIDTILSYGIVGTILLVLSSVAPVRLMMDMSQESGKRPIIGLYLSFLTVVAVHGIFDLALFWIQSGFIFLLVMCSVPLEHRTLVSDMTD, encoded by the coding sequence TTGAAATCAATAGGCTTTATTGAAAAGCTGAAAGGGTTGTCTAGTAAAGAGCTGATTTTATTGGGAATTATCCTGAGTATCTTTTTACCCTTTTATCTTTTTGTAGTTGTATTCTGTTTATATATTATCAGTTTAATTTTCACAGGAGACATGAAAAGTATTCTTCAGAAAATGGGGGAGCATCCGATGCTACTTCTTTTTCTTGGCTATAGTACTGTTATATCCGTTTTTGCACAAAATTGGATGGGAGTTGTGGCCTCAGTAGGAATTTTTCTATTTACTGTTTTCTTTTTGCATTATCAGTCGATTTTATCACATAAATTCTTTCGATTGATTTTGCAGCTCGTCTTGTTTGGTAGCGTTTTGTCAGCTGCTTTTGCGAGTTTAGAACATTTCCAAATTGTGAAGAAATTCAACTATGCTTTTCTTTCACCTAACATGCAGGTGTGGCATCAGAATCGTGCAGAAGTGACCTTCTTTAATCCTAATTATTATGGAATTATTTGTTGTTTCTGTATCATGATTGCCTTCTATCTGTTTACAACGACCAAGTTGAATTGGTTGAAAGTATTCTGTGTGATTGCAGGCTTTGTGAATCTCTTTGGTTTGAACTTTACGCAAAATCGAACTGCCTTTCCTGCTATTATCGCTGGTGCCATTATCTATCTCTTTACGACCATTAAAAACTGGAAGGCCTTTTGGCTTAGTATTGGGGTCTTTGCGATTGGCTTGAGCTTCCTCTTTTCTAGTGATTTGGGAGTTCGGATGGGGACTTTAGACTCTTCTATGGAAGAACGCATTTCTATCTGGGATGCTGGGATGGCCTTGTTTAAGCAAAATCCTTTTTGGGGTGAAGGGCCATTGACCTACATGCACTCGTATCCTCGGATAAATGCTCCTTATCATGAACATGCTCACAGTCTTTATATTGATACGATTCTGAGTTACGGAATTGTAGGGACTATTTTACTAGTTTTGTCTTCTGTGGCTCCTGTTCGCTTGATGATGGATATGAGTCAGGAGTCGGGGAAACGCCCGATTATCGGTCTTTATCTATCTTTCCTTACAGTGGTTGCTGTGCACGGAATCTTTGACTTGGCCCTCTTCTGGATTCAGTCAGGTTTCATTTTCTTGCTAGTTATGTGCAGTGTTCCATTGGAGCATCGAACGTTGGTATCAGACATGACGGATTAA
- a CDS encoding MarR family winged helix-turn-helix transcriptional regulator, whose amino-acid sequence MKDSHLLAHHIRLLNGRLFQKLLSQDPDALYRSEQGKILAVLWNSETGCATATDIALATGLANNTLTTMIKKLEEQNLVTISPCGEDKRKKYLVLTELGQSQKEVGHRVSQKLDTIFYKGFTEEEIRQFEAFQERILVNLKEEENEV is encoded by the coding sequence ATGAAAGATAGTCATTTGCTAGCTCATCATATTCGTTTGTTGAATGGGCGGCTTTTTCAAAAGTTACTGAGCCAAGATCCTGATGCTCTTTATCGGAGTGAACAGGGGAAGATTTTAGCGGTTTTATGGAATAGTGAAACTGGCTGCGCAACTGCGACAGATATTGCGCTTGCGACTGGGCTTGCTAATAATACTCTGACGACGATGATTAAAAAACTAGAGGAACAAAATCTTGTAACTATTAGTCCATGTGGAGAAGATAAGCGTAAGAAGTATTTGGTTTTAACAGAGTTGGGGCAGTCTCAGAAAGAAGTGGGGCATCGTGTCAGTCAGAAATTGGATACGATCTTTTATAAAGGATTCACCGAGGAAGAAATTCGTCAGTTTGAAGCCTTTCAAGAAAGAATTTTGGTTAATCTGAAAGAGGAGGAAAATGAGGTTTAA